Proteins encoded together in one Hevea brasiliensis isolate MT/VB/25A 57/8 chromosome 16, ASM3005281v1, whole genome shotgun sequence window:
- the LOC110636759 gene encoding patellin-3 translates to MAEDSSVSTAPPPEVQAPSPAPVAEKKEIEASLPAPPSVVEESESPVIIEKEEPPRPTTPPQESKSLAAMMEKDESFFSPLPSAAAEETGEEMAESVVSKEEVVVVEAGKEKQIEEQKIPQTLASFKEESNIVADLSDFERKALEELKQLVQEALNTDQFSFPPPPPKEEEGQSVTPQGQNTQEIPALSSEPTLDTPSKAEAPLSESDVSTEIKPPPPQESKVEEGTQSKESQEEAKKEEPKLASPPEEVSIWGIPLLKDDRSDVILLKFLRAREFKVKDAFIMIKSTIRWRKEFKIDELLDEDLGDDLDKVVFMHGHDREGHPVCYNVYGEFQNKELYQKTFADEEKRMKFLRFRIQFLERSIRKLDFSPGGISTIFQVNDLKNSPGPGKRELRLATSQALQLLQDNYPEFVAKQVFINVPWWYLAFYTMISPFMTQRTKSKFVFAGPSKSAETLFKYISPEQVPIQYGGLSVDYCDCNPEFTVADPATEITVKPATKQTVEIIIYEKCIIVWEIRVVGWEVSYGAEFVPDAKDAYTVIIQKPTKLAPTDEPVVTSSFKVGELGKILLTVDNSTSKKKKLLYRFKIKPFSD, encoded by the exons ATGGCCGAAGATTCTTCTGTTTCTACTGCCCCACCGCCAGAAGTCCAGGCTCCGTCACCTGCACCTGTGGCTGAAAAGAAGGAAATAGAAGCCTCTCTGCCTGCTCCACCTTCAGTTGTGGAAGAGTCTGAATCGCCGGTCATTATAGAGAAAGAAGAGCCACCACGGCCAACTACACCGCCGCAAGAGTCTAAATCACTGGCGGCTATGATGGAGAAAGATGAGTCTTTCTTTTCTCCTCTGCCGTCTGCGGCTGCGGAGGAGACAGGTGAGGAAATGGCCGAGTCTGTAGTTAGTAAAGAAGAGGTTGTTGTGGTTGAGGCTGGGAAAGAGAAGCAAATTGAAGAGCAAAAGATTCCTCAGACTTTGGCTTCGTTCAAGGAGGAGAGTAACATAGTGGCTGATCTCTCTGATTTTGAGAGGAAAGCTTTGGAAGAACTGAAGCAGTTGGTTCAGGAAGCTCTCAATACAGACCAATTTAGctttccaccaccaccaccaaaaGAAGAAGAGGGACAGAGTGTTACTCCACAAGGACAAAATACCCAAGAAATTCCTGCTTTGTCATCTGAACCGACCTTGGATACTCCTTCAAAAGCTGAAGCACCCTTGTCAGAATCTGATGTCAGTACAGAGATTAAACCACCACCACCCCAAGAATCAAAAGTTGAAGAAGGAACCCAATCCAAAGAATCCCAAGAAGAAGCTAAAAAAGAAGAGCCAAAGCTTGCATCTCCTCCAGAGGAAGTCTCCATATGGGGGATTCCTCTTCTCAAGGATGATAGAAGTGATGTGATACTCTTGAAGTTCTTGAGGGCCAGGGAGTTCAAAGTAAAAGATGCATTTATCATGATCAAGAGCACAATCCGATGGAGGAAGGAATTTAAAATCGATGAACTTCTTGATGAAGATCTAGGCGATGATTTGGATAAAGTTGTGTTTATGCATGGTCATGACAGGGAGGGGCATCCTGTGTGCTATAATGTGTATGGGGAGTTTCAGAATAAAGAATTGTATCAGAAGACATTTGCTGACGAGGAGAAGAGAATGAAGTTTCTGCGGTTTCGGATTCAGTTCTTAGAGAGGAGTATAAGGAAGCTTGATTTTAGTCCTGGTGGTATTTCTACTATCTTTCAGGTTAATGATCTCAAGAATTCTCCAGGACCTGGAAAACGGGAGCTTAGGTTGGCCACCAGCCAGGCTCTTCAATTGCTTCAGGACAATTATCCTGAGTTTGTAGCTAAACAG GTGTTCATCAACGTCCCTTGGTGGTATCTTGCTTTCTATACAATGATCAGTCCATTCATGACCCAGAGGACCAAAAGCAAATTTGTATTTGCAGGCCCATCAAAATCTGCTGAGACCCTTTTCAA ATATATATCACCTGAGCAAGTGCCTATTCAGTATGGTGGCTTGAGTGTGGATTACTGTGATTGCAACCCTGAATTTACTGTTGCCGATCCTGCAACTGAGATAACTGTGAAACCAGCAACCAAGCAAACTGTGGAAATTATAATTTATGAG AAATGTATAATTGTCTGGGAAATCCGAGTTGTGGGGTGGGAGGTGAGCTACGGTGCTGAGTTTGTGCCTGATGCTAAAGATGCATATACAGTCATCATACAGAAACCGACAAAATTGGCCCCAACCGATGAACCAGTGGTGACTAGCAGCTTCAAAGTTGGTGAACTGGGTAAAATCTTGCTCACAGTGGACAATTCAACCTCAAAAAAGAAGAAACTTCTCTACAGGTTCAAGATCAAACCCTTCTCAGATTGA